The Acidobacteriota bacterium genome contains a region encoding:
- the ptsP gene encoding phosphoenolpyruvate--protein phosphotransferase yields the protein MSSPFSSPTKVILQAPLSGQLLPLERVPDPVFAQKMVGDGISIDPLSQILLAPCDGEIVQLHTANHAVTILTSGGLEVLIHIGLDTVSLKGKGFMPKVKLGDKVQSGAALIEFDADFIATHARSLLTQLVITNSDRVARFEPASGTVEAGKDPVLTLHLADISPESALAEGKVVTSEAIIIPNLTGLHARPAAVLANVAKKYKAEIKLRRGDDYANAKSVTSILALEVSYNDKIVLVAKGEEAEAAIDTLTELVKLGLGDEGHAPAPAPATTVASAAPAPQPKHQSDDPNVLVGVSASPGIAVGTVFQLHRQEVEVEEDGTTPDQEWIQLTQALEKGKAQLQALQAKLHGTADPAKAAIFAAHQELLEDPDLLDITASMIDKGKSAAFAWKSAVNLHAERLAQLRNQLLAQRANDLRDVGQRVLICLTGVSPEPLKIPAESILVAEDLTPSDTATFDRKVVRGFCTSLGGATSHVAILARSLDIPSIAGIDPKALELPNGTPVILDGSKGTLRLNPNPGEIERIQKRIESRETKRKSDLSHAHEPALTRDGHHIEVVGNIGGLSDAKNVPSLGGEGVGLLRSEFLFMERTTAPTEDEQFQAYKEIAEAVGTDRPLIIRTLDVGGDKPLTYLPIAREDNPFLGERGIRIGLDRPVILRTQLRAILRASQFGKISVMFPMIAMLSELRDAKAIFLEECQALGINPIPMGIMVEVPSVAILAEQFAREADFFSIGTNDLTQYTLAMDRGNPKMASKVDALNPSLLHLIDQTVQGAQAHGRWVGVCGGIASDPHAVPILIGLGVTELSVSLPVIPAIKAQIRNLSQAECRELARQALKLDNGAQVRELVPINEDSGEMK from the coding sequence ATGTCAAGCCCATTCTCTTCTCCCACAAAAGTTATCCTTCAAGCGCCACTCTCGGGTCAACTTCTGCCCCTGGAACGGGTTCCTGACCCGGTATTTGCTCAAAAAATGGTTGGAGATGGGATCTCGATTGACCCATTGAGTCAAATCTTGCTGGCGCCCTGCGATGGCGAAATTGTCCAGCTTCATACCGCCAACCATGCGGTAACCATCCTGACTTCGGGGGGGTTGGAAGTCCTGATTCACATTGGATTAGACACTGTAAGCCTTAAAGGCAAAGGTTTTATGCCAAAGGTCAAGCTTGGTGACAAAGTTCAGTCCGGTGCAGCTTTGATCGAGTTTGATGCCGATTTTATTGCTACGCATGCCCGTAGCCTGTTGACCCAACTGGTAATTACCAATAGTGACCGGGTGGCCCGCTTCGAACCAGCTTCGGGGACGGTTGAAGCTGGGAAAGATCCAGTTTTGACGCTTCATTTAGCAGATATCAGCCCTGAGAGCGCTCTGGCAGAGGGAAAAGTTGTTACCTCAGAGGCAATTATCATTCCGAATCTGACGGGCCTTCACGCCCGCCCCGCCGCCGTGCTGGCCAATGTCGCCAAGAAATATAAAGCTGAAATCAAACTCCGGCGCGGCGATGACTATGCCAATGCCAAAAGTGTCACTTCGATTCTGGCACTTGAAGTCAGCTACAATGACAAAATTGTCCTGGTTGCCAAAGGCGAAGAAGCTGAAGCGGCGATTGATACCCTGACTGAACTCGTCAAACTTGGCCTGGGTGATGAAGGCCACGCACCGGCACCGGCACCGGCCACCACGGTGGCATCGGCGGCGCCGGCACCTCAACCGAAACATCAGTCTGATGACCCAAATGTTCTGGTGGGGGTCAGCGCGTCACCTGGAATTGCGGTCGGCACTGTTTTTCAGTTGCATCGCCAGGAAGTTGAAGTTGAAGAAGACGGAACGACTCCAGATCAGGAATGGATCCAGCTCACTCAGGCACTCGAAAAAGGAAAAGCCCAACTGCAGGCCCTTCAGGCAAAGCTCCACGGCACGGCTGATCCCGCCAAAGCAGCCATTTTTGCGGCCCATCAGGAACTGCTTGAAGACCCTGACCTGCTCGATATCACTGCCTCAATGATTGATAAAGGGAAAAGCGCGGCGTTTGCCTGGAAATCAGCCGTCAATTTGCATGCGGAACGGCTGGCTCAACTGCGAAACCAGCTTTTGGCCCAACGCGCCAATGACCTGCGCGATGTGGGCCAGCGCGTTTTGATCTGCCTGACTGGGGTCTCTCCCGAACCGCTTAAAATCCCGGCGGAATCCATCCTGGTTGCTGAAGATTTGACACCCTCCGACACCGCCACCTTTGACCGCAAAGTCGTGCGAGGCTTTTGTACTTCGCTCGGGGGGGCGACGTCGCACGTTGCCATTCTGGCTCGATCTCTCGATATCCCGTCCATTGCGGGAATTGATCCCAAAGCACTCGAACTCCCCAATGGCACCCCTGTCATCCTCGATGGGTCCAAAGGCACGCTTCGGCTCAACCCCAATCCTGGCGAAATCGAGCGGATCCAAAAACGGATTGAATCCCGCGAAACCAAACGCAAATCCGATCTTTCCCACGCGCACGAACCGGCCTTGACCCGAGATGGGCACCACATCGAAGTTGTCGGGAATATCGGCGGCCTGTCCGATGCCAAAAATGTTCCATCCCTGGGGGGTGAAGGCGTTGGATTACTCCGGTCTGAATTTCTGTTTATGGAACGGACAACGGCACCGACCGAAGACGAACAATTTCAAGCCTATAAAGAAATTGCCGAAGCGGTTGGGACTGACCGCCCTTTGATTATCCGCACGCTTGATGTCGGTGGCGATAAACCGCTGACCTATCTTCCGATTGCCAGAGAAGACAATCCTTTTTTGGGTGAGCGTGGAATCCGTATTGGCCTGGATCGTCCAGTGATTTTACGGACACAACTGCGGGCGATTTTGCGGGCTTCACAGTTTGGGAAGATCAGCGTGATGTTCCCGATGATTGCCATGCTCTCGGAATTAAGGGATGCAAAAGCCATTTTTTTGGAGGAATGTCAGGCACTCGGGATCAACCCAATTCCAATGGGAATTATGGTTGAAGTTCCATCCGTGGCGATTCTGGCCGAACAGTTTGCCCGGGAAGCCGATTTTTTCTCGATTGGGACCAACGATCTGACCCAGTACACGCTGGCCATGGATCGGGGCAATCCGAAAATGGCATCCAAGGTTGATGCGTTAAACCCCAGTCTGCTCCACCTGATTGATCAAACGGTACAGGGCGCCCAGGCACATGGCAGATGGGTTGGCGTCTGTGGCGGCATTGCCAGTGATCCGCACGCGGTGCCGATCCTGATTGGACTCGGGGTCACGGAACTCAGTGTCAGCCTGCCGGTCATTCCAGCGATCAAAGCCCAAATTCGGAACCTCAGTCAAGCCGAATGCCGCGAGCTGGCCAGGCAGGCCCTCAAACTCGACAATGGGGCACAGGTGCGTGAACTTGTCCCCATCAATGAAGATTCAGGAGAAATGAAATGA